ATATTCGTAACTTCCTGGTGCTTCACGGCTTCCAGCCAAGAAGCTTCCCATCATCACAGTGGATGCCCCTAATGTCAAAGCTTTGACAATATGCCCAGAATTCGAAATGCCACCATCAGCAATGATTGGTATACCACTTTGCTCAGCAATGGATGCGACCTTGTAAACAGCAGTTGCCTACAAGTAGAACAAAGGATAATGAGCACAAAGATGTGTAACTATTTACTTGAGTGTGCACCACAAAATTATCAATCAAATCTAATTGGTAATGATCCTCTTTCTTATTTTAAACAACTGTAGTCATAACCATGGCAGCCTAGTGGCCATACTCATATGCAAAAATCCTAAATAACTGGGACACTGGATACCAGGCAACACATATAATCACAGCTATAAACACAATTCCGAATCAAAGTTTTCACATCAGCATTCAACAAAGATAACCATAGTAATACAAGTAAAATGAAACATCAGCTTTGATTAATAATCACAACGTTAACAATATAATCAATCACCTGACCACGCCCAACAGCACACACTTCCTGAGTAGTACAAATAGAACCCGAACCCATCCCAACTCGTAACCCATCAACTCCAGCCTGAATTAAATTATGTGCTTGAGCCATCGTCACCACATTCCCACCAATCAAATCCAACTCCGGATACGTCCTCTTCACATACTTAATCATCTCAATCTGATAAATCGAATTCCCTTGAGAACTATCCAACACAATAACATCAGCCCCAGCCTTTACCAAATGCTCCAACCTCTCCTTATCAGACTCCCTCGTCCCAATCGAGGCCCCAACCAAAAACTCCCCATTTTTCCCCAATGAAGGCAACGCCCCCGTCTTCGGAAACCCCCTAACCCTCTCCACATCACCAACACTAACCAAATCAAAAACCTCCCCATTCTTAACTAAAggcacaaaatccaattttttGGCAGCTAAATAACCCGCCACATCATCAAAATCATAAGTCGACGGAACATTAATAACAGACTCAACCATATAATCCGAAACCCTAGCGTCCCTCTTATCACCCAATTTCTCCCAATCGGACTTATACACAACACCTAAAAGTTTCGAGGTTCGAGTCCCGGTCTCCGTAACAAAGACACACGGAGAATCACAAAACTCATCCACCGAAACAATATCATCATTCGGAGACTTAAACACACAGTCATTAACAAACGGAATACGATGAGCTTTCGCAAACTCAACCAAACTGGCCTGCTCAATTGCCGAATTATTGGAGTGCACAATGCCTATCCCGCCAAGAGCCGCCATTGAGACCGCCATAGAAGCCTCGGTAACAGTGTCCATAGGCGAAGCAACACAGGGAATAGAGAGATTGAGATTGCGAGTGAGTTTGGTGGCGAGTTGGACAGAGTCGGTGGGGAAATCGATGTAGTGAGGGAGGAAGATGACGTCATCGTAAGTGTAGGAGAAGCCTTGATTGAAGAGCTTTGTTGCGGGGAAGCCGTCTTCGAAAGTAGTTGCGGCGGCcattgatgaagaaaaactaggGTTTTGATTGCAGAGAGGGGTTTAGTGTGTGATTGAGTGTGTGTTTTTAATTGGTAAGGAGGGAGAAGAAGAAGACAAATGTGAATTGTGTTTGTGGAGGTGACGTGGAGCTGCGTGGGTTGAGAATTGAGATGTCGAGTGGAGGCTGTCAAACTCAAATTGCTAGTTTAGTACTCCTGTACTGTACTGCGTGTCTATTCATGCTCGGCTTCGAGGTGTTTCGGGGTGTTTTATAACACCATTTTCCATTAGATAGGGTAATAATATTTTGATTCCATTATTTTTAGTTCaataaaataatttcaaataTACTACTGACTGGTTGAACTAACCGCGATGAGAATAATATtgtgaaaataaaaataatttatactTTTACTCTAATGATTCACTGTACTTTTGGTCATAAGTTCGAACGTCACGaaagaatttatgattatgtgtGCACCCGAACGATAGCGGATGCATACTACTTCCGATTAAAAAGAAAATAATAGCTCATAAGTTCATTTCACAAGCCTAGCTTTagaacttttttttaaaaaattgaaattattaGCTCGGGGACTGTTTCATGCATCTTTTCTTACTCTTACTTGATCTTTTAATTTCTGCAAATTAATAATGAAATTAGTTGCATTGAAAATTCAATATATAAGATAACATTATACTATGTGTAGTATTAAATATATTCCATATTATTGTAATATCaaatttaaaaaattacaaaagtTGGTGAAAATCCCAGAATTTAGATCAAGAGATTGTAAGCCCCAAcctaatttatatttaaatttatgtaTATTTCATACTATTTTAACATTAAATACTTAAATTTAATTTGTTACATTAGATTTAATCttttataataaattattctCGTTATAAGTTAGTTAATACTAGAACAAGGTAAGGGACAACCAAGATTTATTGGATAGAATTATTTTTTGACTTGTATTATAAATAATTTGGTAAATAATTGTTAGTTATTATTCAAAATTTTAATCTTCTTTCATACTTCAAAAATTATTAGCCTTATTGCGGGACAAACTTCATTAAACTTTTCTGCACTAAAAATTTAACATTAACATGTATGAAGGCTTTTGTACGTAGGTAGAATTTAAAAGGATCCCGAGAACCCTTTATTTTATCTAAACAAATCGCATTTTCACATTTGATTAATGATTATACAAAAATTTGATACATGAAATTGCATTGTACACTTGGTTATCTAGATTTTTTTTACTCTCCAAATTAGACCCTCGGAGAACATTATCTTTGCAGATTTGTCTATTATATAATAAGTGATTTGCGTACAGTTTTCTTCTTGTTTCATTAGAGATCTAAATACATAATCCCTTAATCTTTTTGTACATATATTGCAAGCCTCGTGTGTTTCTCTCAtgtattaatataatattatgtTTTACGTGTATATTGTTTCCAAAGTCTAGATGGCATTATTCTCACTATACACCACATACATTATGGTGGTAGCTGAGCATACAACAACAAAACTCATCCAACTGATTCCACTTACAAGAAAATCCATATTCATGTATCGATATCTATAGAATGTATGTGGCATTTCACAGCGTATAAGAAATTGTCGATTACAAAAAAGGAACAAATAATTAACTAATGTAGAGAAACCCTTATATTCCTGCAAACACGATCTAGTTTTTTTTttgcattatatatatatatatatatttccatTGATAAATATCAAGAATACAACTCGGAGGATATAGTTTCCTTCATTCATCAGAGTATATCATCTAACTGAAAAACATGCAAGTGCTCCCATAAACTTAGACAATATTGCCCTAATATCCGATAAGATAACCCA
The sequence above is drawn from the Apium graveolens cultivar Ventura chromosome 2, ASM990537v1, whole genome shotgun sequence genome and encodes:
- the LOC141707705 gene encoding inosine-5'-monophosphate dehydrogenase 2-like; the encoded protein is MAAATTFEDGFPATKLFNQGFSYTYDDVIFLPHYIDFPTDSVQLATKLTRNLNLSIPCVASPMDTVTEASMAVSMAALGGIGIVHSNNSAIEQASLVEFAKAHRIPFVNDCVFKSPNDDIVSVDEFCDSPCVFVTETGTRTSKLLGVVYKSDWEKLGDKRDARVSDYMVESVINVPSTYDFDDVAGYLAAKKLDFVPLVKNGEVFDLVSVGDVERVRGFPKTGALPSLGKNGEFLVGASIGTRESDKERLEHLVKAGADVIVLDSSQGNSIYQIEMIKYVKRTYPELDLIGGNVVTMAQAHNLIQAGVDGLRVGMGSGSICTTQEVCAVGRGQATAVYKVASIAEQSGIPIIADGGISNSGHIVKALTLGASTVMMGSFLAGSREAPGSYEYQHGRRVKKYRGMGSLEAMTKGSDARYLGDTNKLKIAQGVVGAVADKGSVSRFIPYTMHAVKQGFQDLGASSLESAHSLLRSGVLRLEVRTGAAQTEGGIHGLVSYEKKSF